One segment of Streptomyces sp. NBC_01463 DNA contains the following:
- the cobI gene encoding precorrin-2 C(20)-methyltransferase, with protein MNTLVGVGVGPGDPELVTVKGVNALRDAAVVVVPVMDTGERGRAEATVLHYVGAEKVVRVVFALNERTDRARREAAWDAAGARVAELLRTHGSVAFATIGDPNVYSTFTYLAHTIGELLPGTAVVTVPGITAMQDLAARSGAVLTEGTEPLTLVPVTAGAAVLKEALEGPGTVVAYKFGRLAEEVATALRETGRTEDAVWGSALGLPEESIRPAAELADGPLPYLSTLIAPAPRDGGRGGKL; from the coding sequence ATGAACACACTGGTCGGGGTCGGGGTCGGGCCCGGTGATCCGGAGCTGGTGACCGTCAAGGGCGTCAACGCGCTGCGGGATGCCGCCGTCGTCGTGGTGCCGGTGATGGACACCGGTGAGCGGGGGCGGGCCGAGGCGACCGTGCTGCACTACGTCGGGGCCGAGAAGGTCGTGCGGGTCGTGTTCGCGCTGAACGAGCGGACGGACCGGGCGCGCCGGGAGGCGGCGTGGGACGCGGCGGGGGCGCGGGTCGCGGAACTGCTGCGTACGCACGGTTCGGTGGCGTTCGCGACCATCGGGGACCCCAATGTGTACTCGACGTTCACCTATCTCGCGCACACCATCGGGGAGCTGCTGCCGGGGACGGCCGTGGTGACCGTGCCGGGGATCACCGCCATGCAGGACCTGGCGGCGCGCAGCGGTGCGGTGCTGACCGAGGGCACCGAGCCGTTGACACTGGTGCCGGTGACGGCGGGGGCGGCCGTGCTGAAGGAGGCGCTGGAGGGGCCCGGGACGGTCGTCGCGTACAAGTTCGGCCGGCTGGCCGAGGAGGTCGCCACGGCGTTGCGCGAGACGGGGCGGACCGAGGACGCGGTGTGGGGTTCGGCGCTCGGGCTGCCGGAGGAGTCGATCCGGCCGGCGGCGGAGCTGGCCGACGGCCCGTTGCCGTATCTCTCCACGCTGATCGCGCCCGCGCCGCGCGACGGCGGGCGGGGCGGGAAGCTGTGA
- a CDS encoding sirohydrochlorin chelatase, translating into MNTPSAQPALLIAGHGTRDEGGAAAFRDFVAELGARNPRLPVAGGFIELSPPPLGDAVTELVEQGVKHFAAVPLMLVSAGHAKGDIPAALTREKERHPGISYTYGRPLGPHPGLLKVLERRVDEVLGDTDRSEVTVLLVGRGSTDPDANAEVYKAARLFWEGRGYAGVETAFVSLAAPDVPSGLDRCVKLGAGRIVVLPYFLFTGILPDRVRHQTEEWAAAHAELDVRSAEVIGAAEELLDLVMERYREAVKGDLRMNCDSCVYRIALPGFEDKVGLPQQPHFHPDDDGHHHHPHHGGHAHSH; encoded by the coding sequence GTGAACACCCCGTCCGCCCAGCCCGCACTGCTCATCGCCGGCCACGGCACCCGGGACGAGGGCGGGGCAGCCGCCTTCCGTGACTTCGTGGCCGAGCTCGGCGCCCGCAACCCGCGGCTGCCCGTCGCGGGCGGCTTCATCGAGCTGTCGCCGCCGCCGCTGGGCGACGCGGTGACCGAACTCGTCGAGCAGGGCGTCAAGCACTTCGCCGCCGTCCCGCTGATGCTGGTGTCGGCCGGTCACGCCAAGGGCGACATCCCGGCGGCGCTGACCCGTGAGAAGGAGCGCCACCCGGGCATCTCGTACACCTACGGGCGTCCGCTCGGCCCGCACCCGGGGCTGCTGAAGGTGCTGGAGCGGCGGGTCGACGAGGTGCTGGGCGACACCGACCGGTCCGAGGTGACGGTCCTGCTGGTGGGGCGTGGCTCCACCGATCCGGACGCCAACGCCGAGGTGTACAAGGCGGCGCGGCTGTTCTGGGAGGGGCGGGGCTACGCGGGTGTGGAGACGGCGTTCGTCTCGCTGGCCGCCCCCGACGTGCCGTCCGGTCTCGACCGTTGCGTGAAGCTGGGTGCGGGGCGCATAGTCGTTCTGCCGTACTTCCTCTTCACCGGCATCCTGCCGGACCGGGTGCGTCACCAGACCGAGGAGTGGGCCGCCGCCCATGCGGAGCTGGACGTCCGGTCGGCCGAGGTGATCGGTGCCGCTGAGGAACTGCTCGATCTGGTCATGGAGCGCTACCGGGAGGCAGTCAAGGGCGATCTGCGGATGAACTGCGACTCTTGCGTGTACCGGATCGCACTGCCGGGCTTCGAGGACAAGGTGGGACTGCCGCAGCAGCCGCACTTCCACCCTGACGACGACGGCCATCACCACCACCCCCACCATGGCGGTCATGCACACTCCCACTGA
- the cbiE gene encoding precorrin-6y C5,15-methyltransferase (decarboxylating) subunit CbiE: MIRVFGTGTGAPLCPDAVRELAGATLVVGARRHLDGAALPAGAGRLVLGPLAPALDRIGKHLADDGARVVVLASGDPGFFGIVRALAERFGPAALDVRPGAPSIAVAFARLGLPWDDAVVVSAHGRDPRTAVNVCFAHPKVAVLTGPGAGPAELAAGLLYRSGERTLVVATALGDPERERVERLTLREAADREWPDPVSVVLCLDESRALSPVRTVGGPAAGPAGWALDEAEFEHRDSMITKFEVRALALARLGPRTGDLVWDIGAGSGSVAVECARLGAAAVAVEKTADGVERIRANAAAHGVYVRAVHGAAPIVLSDLADPDAVFVGGGGHDLPAIVTACARRARRAVVVAVAALDRVGPVRSALAGAGFVPEGVLLQSSRLAPLPGDVTRLAAANPVFLLWGVRSAAGASEGAIQ; this comes from the coding sequence GTGATCCGGGTCTTCGGTACGGGGACGGGGGCGCCGCTCTGCCCCGACGCCGTGCGGGAGCTGGCCGGGGCCACGCTGGTGGTCGGGGCCCGGCGCCATCTGGACGGCGCCGCGCTGCCCGCGGGCGCCGGGCGGCTGGTGCTGGGGCCGCTGGCCCCCGCGCTCGACCGGATCGGGAAGCACCTCGCCGATGACGGGGCGCGGGTGGTCGTGCTGGCCTCCGGCGATCCGGGGTTCTTCGGGATCGTGCGGGCGCTGGCCGAGCGGTTCGGTCCGGCGGCGCTCGATGTGCGTCCGGGTGCGCCGTCGATCGCGGTGGCGTTCGCCCGGCTGGGACTGCCGTGGGACGACGCGGTCGTCGTCAGCGCGCACGGGCGTGATCCGCGCACCGCGGTGAACGTGTGCTTCGCGCACCCCAAGGTCGCGGTGCTGACCGGTCCCGGTGCCGGGCCCGCGGAGCTGGCGGCGGGGCTGCTGTACCGGAGCGGGGAGCGGACCCTGGTCGTCGCGACGGCGCTCGGGGATCCGGAGCGCGAGCGCGTCGAGCGGCTGACGCTGCGGGAGGCGGCGGACCGGGAGTGGCCTGACCCGGTGAGCGTGGTGCTGTGCCTGGACGAGTCGAGGGCCCTGTCGCCGGTGCGGACGGTGGGCGGTCCGGCCGCCGGTCCGGCCGGGTGGGCGCTGGACGAGGCGGAGTTCGAGCACCGCGACTCGATGATCACCAAGTTCGAGGTGCGGGCGCTGGCGCTGGCCCGGCTCGGGCCGCGTACGGGAGATCTGGTGTGGGACATCGGTGCCGGTTCGGGATCGGTGGCGGTGGAGTGCGCGCGGCTCGGCGCTGCCGCCGTGGCCGTCGAGAAGACGGCGGACGGGGTCGAGCGGATCCGCGCGAACGCCGCCGCGCACGGTGTGTACGTACGGGCGGTGCACGGGGCCGCGCCGATAGTGCTGTCCGATCTGGCGGACCCCGACGCGGTGTTCGTCGGGGGCGGCGGGCACGACCTGCCCGCGATCGTGACGGCGTGCGCCCGGCGGGCGCGGCGGGCCGTGGTGGTCGCGGTGGCGGCCCTGGACCGGGTCGGGCCGGTGCGGTCGGCGCTGGCCGGTGCCGGGTTCGTGCCCGAGGGTGTGCTGCTGCAGTCGTCGCGGCTGGCGCCGCTGCCCGGTGACGTGACCCGGCTCGCGGCGGCCAATCCGGTCTTTCTGCTGTGGGGCGTCCGCTCCGCGGCCGGTGCAAGTGAAGGAGCAATCCAGTGA
- the cobM gene encoding precorrin-4 C(11)-methyltransferase yields MSEAVDAAGAVAAPTRGTVTFVGAGPGAADLLTFRAARAIADADIVIWAASLVQEEVLEHAREGAEILDSAQMSLEEVVAVYRRAGDEGLKVARIHSGDPALWGGTQEQVDRCGELGVAVEIVPGVSSFSAVAAIAQRELTIPEVAQSVILTRLGGGKTPMPPGEEVREFARHGTTMALFLSAARSGQLTQELLEGGYPTSTPVVIAYQATWPEELILHCTIETLEATVKEHKLWKHTLFLVGPALSASGTRSHLYHPGHFHGYRKADKAARAELRAQRSGS; encoded by the coding sequence ATGTCCGAAGCAGTCGACGCAGCCGGCGCAGTCGCCGCGCCCACCCGCGGCACCGTGACGTTCGTCGGTGCCGGACCCGGCGCCGCCGATCTGCTGACCTTCCGGGCGGCGCGGGCCATCGCGGACGCCGACATCGTCATCTGGGCGGCCAGCCTCGTGCAGGAGGAGGTCCTCGAACACGCCCGGGAGGGTGCGGAGATCCTCGACTCGGCGCAGATGTCCCTCGAAGAGGTCGTCGCCGTCTACCGGCGGGCGGGCGACGAGGGGCTGAAGGTGGCGCGCATCCACTCCGGTGACCCGGCGCTGTGGGGCGGCACCCAGGAGCAGGTCGACCGGTGCGGCGAGCTGGGGGTCGCGGTCGAGATCGTGCCCGGGGTGTCGTCGTTCTCGGCGGTCGCGGCCATCGCGCAGCGCGAGCTGACGATCCCGGAGGTGGCGCAGTCGGTGATCCTGACCCGGCTCGGCGGCGGCAAGACGCCGATGCCGCCCGGTGAGGAGGTGCGGGAGTTCGCCCGGCACGGCACGACGATGGCGCTGTTCCTGTCGGCGGCCCGGTCGGGTCAGCTGACGCAGGAGCTGCTGGAGGGCGGTTACCCGACGTCCACGCCGGTCGTGATCGCGTACCAGGCGACCTGGCCGGAGGAGCTGATCCTGCACTGCACGATCGAGACGCTGGAGGCCACGGTCAAGGAGCACAAGCTCTGGAAGCACACGCTCTTCCTGGTCGGCCCGGCCCTGTCGGCGTCGGGGACCCGTTCGCACCTCTACCACCCGGGCCACTTCCACGGGTACCGCAAGGCGGACAAGGCGGCCCGGGCCGAGTTGCGCGCCCAGCGGTCCGGCTCGTGA
- a CDS encoding ZIP family metal transporter has translation MAVFVALGAFLMTLVGGWVAQRVTDRRHLVLGFAGGLMLGVVGLDLLPEAIEAAGGLVLGVPAALLLFVGGFLVAHLVERLLAVRQAAHGASEERVPQVGLTAAAAMVGHSLMDGVALGAAFQVGGGMGAAVALAVITHDFADGFNTYTITSLYGNARRKALTMLYADAAAPVVGAATTLVFTLPEELLGCYLGFFGGALLYLAAAEILPEAHHDHPARSTLFCTVAGVGFIWLVVGLAD, from the coding sequence ATGGCGGTGTTCGTCGCGCTCGGCGCGTTCCTGATGACCCTGGTCGGCGGCTGGGTCGCCCAGCGCGTCACCGACCGCCGCCACCTGGTGCTCGGATTCGCCGGCGGACTGATGCTCGGCGTGGTCGGCCTCGACCTGCTGCCGGAGGCCATCGAGGCCGCGGGCGGCCTCGTCCTCGGCGTACCGGCCGCCCTGCTGCTGTTCGTGGGCGGCTTCCTCGTCGCGCATCTGGTGGAGCGTCTGCTCGCCGTACGCCAGGCGGCACACGGCGCGAGCGAGGAGCGCGTGCCGCAGGTCGGCCTGACGGCGGCGGCCGCGATGGTCGGCCACAGCCTGATGGACGGCGTGGCGCTCGGCGCCGCCTTCCAGGTCGGCGGCGGCATGGGAGCGGCCGTCGCCCTCGCCGTCATCACCCACGACTTCGCCGACGGCTTCAACACGTACACGATCACCAGCCTGTACGGGAACGCCCGCCGCAAGGCCCTGACGATGCTGTACGCGGACGCGGCGGCGCCCGTCGTCGGCGCGGCGACGACGCTCGTGTTCACCCTTCCGGAGGAACTCCTTGGCTGCTATCTCGGCTTCTTCGGCGGTGCGCTGCTCTACCTCGCCGCCGCCGAGATCCTGCCCGAGGCGCACCACGACCACCCGGCCCGCTCCACGCTGTTCTGCACGGTCGCCGGAGTGGGCTTCATCTGGCTGGTGGTGGGCCTCGCGGACTGA
- the cobJ gene encoding precorrin-3B C(17)-methyltransferase, translated as MIGLISATAAGAVARDRLASAWPGRAVVYDGPVGEAVRRAFAECEQLVCFLATGAVVRLVAPLLVDKAADPGVVCVDEAGRHAVALLGGHGGGANVLAVAVGEVLGAAPVVTTATDAVGVPGLDTLGLPVEGDVAGVSRAMLDGAPVTLRADVVRPLPALPPNVSPGAAGSAVLHITDRVVGLGSREAVLRPASLAVGVGASKDAPADEVLGLVREALEDAGLSPLSVAELVTVDAKAGEPGIVAAAAGLGVPLRTYPADELARIEVPHPSEAPLAAVGTPSVAEAAALAGGGELLVPKRKSRPEGRAAMATCAVVRRAPRGRLAVVGLGPGARDLLTPRAREELRRASVLVGLDQYVDQIRDLLRPGTTVLESGLGAEEERARTAVTEARKGHAVALIGSGDAGVYAMASPALAEAGADIDVVGVPGVTAALAAAAILGAPLGHDHVSISLSDLHTPWEVIERRVRAAAEADIIVTFYNPRSRGRDWQLPKALSILAGHRDPATPVGVVRNASRPDESSLVTSLAALDPAVVDMMTVVTVGNTATREIAGRMVTPRGYRWQSATAAPAPRPAP; from the coding sequence GTGATCGGCCTGATCTCCGCGACGGCGGCGGGTGCCGTCGCCCGTGACCGGCTGGCCTCGGCCTGGCCCGGCCGTGCCGTGGTCTACGACGGTCCGGTGGGCGAGGCCGTGCGGCGCGCGTTCGCCGAGTGCGAGCAGCTGGTGTGCTTCCTCGCGACGGGGGCCGTGGTGCGGCTGGTGGCACCGCTGCTCGTGGACAAGGCGGCGGACCCGGGCGTCGTCTGTGTCGACGAGGCGGGGCGCCATGCGGTGGCGCTGCTCGGCGGGCACGGCGGCGGGGCGAACGTCCTGGCGGTCGCGGTCGGCGAGGTGCTGGGCGCGGCGCCGGTGGTGACGACGGCGACGGACGCGGTGGGCGTGCCCGGTCTGGACACGCTGGGGCTCCCCGTGGAGGGGGATGTCGCGGGGGTGTCGCGGGCGATGCTCGACGGTGCTCCGGTGACGCTGCGGGCCGACGTGGTGCGGCCGTTGCCCGCTCTGCCGCCGAACGTGAGCCCCGGCGCCGCCGGGTCCGCGGTGCTGCACATCACCGACCGCGTCGTCGGACTCGGTTCGCGGGAGGCCGTGTTGCGGCCGGCCTCGCTCGCCGTCGGGGTCGGGGCTTCCAAGGACGCGCCCGCCGACGAGGTGCTCGGGCTGGTCCGGGAGGCGCTGGAGGACGCCGGGCTCTCGCCGTTGAGCGTCGCGGAGCTGGTGACCGTGGACGCGAAGGCCGGGGAGCCCGGGATCGTGGCCGCCGCCGCCGGTCTCGGGGTGCCGCTGCGGACGTACCCGGCCGACGAGCTGGCCCGGATCGAGGTGCCGCATCCGTCCGAAGCGCCGCTCGCCGCCGTCGGCACGCCCTCGGTCGCGGAGGCCGCCGCGCTCGCCGGCGGCGGTGAACTGCTGGTGCCGAAGCGGAAGTCGCGGCCGGAGGGGCGGGCGGCGATGGCCACCTGCGCGGTGGTGCGCAGGGCCCCGCGCGGCCGGCTCGCCGTCGTCGGGCTCGGGCCCGGTGCCCGCGATCTGCTGACGCCGCGCGCCCGGGAGGAGCTGCGGCGGGCGTCGGTGCTGGTCGGGCTCGATCAGTACGTCGACCAGATCAGGGACCTGCTGCGGCCCGGCACCACGGTCCTGGAGTCGGGGCTCGGCGCCGAGGAGGAGCGGGCCCGCACGGCGGTCACCGAGGCCCGCAAGGGGCATGCGGTGGCGCTGATCGGCAGTGGTGACGCGGGGGTGTACGCGATGGCATCGCCCGCGCTCGCCGAGGCGGGCGCCGACATCGACGTGGTGGGTGTGCCGGGGGTGACGGCCGCGCTGGCGGCCGCCGCGATCCTGGGCGCCCCGCTGGGCCACGACCACGTCTCGATCAGCCTGTCCGACCTGCACACGCCGTGGGAGGTCATCGAGCGCCGGGTCAGGGCCGCCGCCGAGGCCGACATCATCGTGACGTTCTACAACCCGCGCAGCCGGGGCCGTGACTGGCAGCTCCCGAAGGCGCTGTCGATCCTGGCCGGACACCGCGACCCGGCGACCCCGGTCGGAGTCGTACGCAATGCCTCGCGGCCCGACGAGAGCAGCCTGGTCACGTCGTTGGCTGCGCTGGACCCGGCGGTGGTCGACATGATGACCGTCGTCACCGTGGGCAACACGGCCACCCGTGAGATCGCGGGCCGCATGGTCACCCCGCGCGGCTACCGCTGGCAGTCCGCCACCGCCGCGCCCGCTCCGCGGCCGGCCCCGTGA